A single Ctenopharyngodon idella isolate HZGC_01 chromosome 22, HZGC01, whole genome shotgun sequence DNA region contains:
- the vwa1 gene encoding LOW QUALITY PROTEIN: von Willebrand factor A domain-containing protein 1 (The sequence of the model RefSeq protein was modified relative to this genomic sequence to represent the inferred CDS: deleted 2 bases in 2 codons) yields MEFRKVLTCVLFSVFLWAGDAQDSVPDSVLNCCEGDVLFLLDSSGSVASYEFSRMVDFLSELLLPFSLGPDEVRVGLLQVGTEPHLEFGFDTYSSQQGLQAALERTRQLKGDTNTVDALLLARKQVLKQGVPGGARPDLPRVLVWLTDGVDPGEVQEPMARLREEGVAVLVVSTGHGNYQVLRDVVSPPKEEHLFFVDIDDINIISEDLRNAIIEIIRAERLQVKSVTTTSAQLEWRPVLAGTGYYDIQFGPIRTGQTGGSGGPGTSPGTNLGPFQRITRPGDASSAQLTGLRPDTTYSVTLTPKANLEFLNSLHATFTTHPVAQPEVQTLSTVTVSESSSSSVRVSWAPLLPHLIQAYQVEYSALPSGPLRVISVNNRQDSIVLTDLQPDTQYLVTISARQSSGKERAMSVKACTQEVLPALSDLQLTTVGNESVQLRWKGNYDGLRGYWVTWERGQSQRSTLYLPPNRLSTTLNHVPSRARVCVSPVYRTARGEGLCCTA; encoded by the exons ATGGAGTTCCGAAAAGTGCTCACGTGTGTTTTGTTCAGCGTGTTTCTGTGGGCAGGAGACGCTCAGGACTCGGTACCTGATTCAG TTTTAAACTGCTGCGAGGGCGATGTCCTGTTTCTCCTGGACTCCTCTGGTAGCGTGGCCTCCTACGAGTTCTCCCGTATGGTGGACTTCCTGTCGGAGCTCCTGCTGCCTTTCTCGTTAGGGCCGGATGAGGTGAGGGTGGGACTGCTGCAGGTTGGGACCGAACCCCATCTCGAGTTCGGCTTTGACACCTACAGCTCCCAGCaaggactgcaggca gccctGGAGAGGACTAGACAGCTAAAGGGTGACACCAACACGGTGGATGCTCTACTGTTGGCTAGGAAACAAGTTTTGAAACAGGGTGTGCCAGGAGGTGCCAGACCAGATCTGCCCAGGGTTCTGGTTTGGCTCACGGATGGAGTGGATCCCGGCGAGGTGCAGGAACCAATGGCGAGGCTGCGAGAAGAGGGCGTGGCTGTACTGGTGGTTTCCACTGGTCATGGGAACTACCAGGTGCTGAGAGATGTCGTAAGTCCACCCAAAGAGGAGCACCTGTTCTTTGTGGACATTGACGATATCAACATCATCAGCGAAGACTTGAGGAATGCAATTATTG AGATTATTCGGGCCGAGAGGCTACAGGTGAAGTCGGTCACCACTACTTCAGCTCAGCTGGAATGGAGGCCTGTGTTGGCTGGTACCGGCTACTACGATATCCAGTTTGGTCCCATCCGGACAGGGCAGACTGGAGGGTCCGGAGGTCCGGGCACCAGTCCTGGCACTAATTTGGGTCCTTTTCAGAGGATCACGAGGCCTGGAGATGCCAGCTCGGCTCAGCTGACTGGCCTGCGTCCAGACACTACATACAGCGTCACCCTCACGCCGAAGGCTAACCTGGAGTTCCTGAACTCGCTTCACGCCACCTTTACTACACATCCAG TGGCTCAGCCGGAGGTCCAGACTCTCTCCACAGTGACGGTGTCCGAGTCGAGCAGCAGCAGTGTGCGTGTGAGCTGGGCTCCGCTGCTGCCTCATCTCATACAGGCCTACCAGGTGGAGTACTCAGCTCTTCCTTCAGGGCCGCTCCGGGTGATCAGCGTCAATAACAGGCAGGACTCCATAGTCCTTACTGACCTCCAGCCCGACACGCAGTACCTGGTCACC ATAAGCGCAAGACAGTCCTCTGGCAAAGAGAGAGCCATGTCGGTTAAAGCCTGTACACAGGAAG TGCTGCCGGCTCTCTCTGATCTGCAGCTGACCACTGTGGGCAATGAGTCAGTGCAGCTCCGGTGGAAGGGGAATTACGACGGGCTCCGCGGTTACTGGGTCACATGGGAGCGAGGTCAGAGCCAGCGCTCCACCCTGTATTTACCACCCAACCGCCTGTCCACCACCCTCAACCATGTACCCTCCAGAGCCCGTGTCTGCGTCTCCCCGGTGTACCGGACGGCTCGTGGCGAGGGTCTCTGCTGCACTGCTTAG